One window of the Lytechinus pictus isolate F3 Inbred chromosome 5, Lp3.0, whole genome shotgun sequence genome contains the following:
- the LOC129260095 gene encoding neuronal migration protein doublecortin-like — MAYSSPTLAEFQEHFRSSADRSRLRSARNGIPSPAHSAHGVLIRTSLQKRTTDKKAKKVRFYRNGDRFFKGIVYAVSPERFRTFEALLEDLTRTLSDKAHLPQGVRHVFTIDGTRKVTSLDMLRPEESYVCSSQDIFKRMEYSRNNDPAWKVGSARKEKDGRDSNTPLPRTTDGFIDDGRDFIKPRLVTVIKSGAKPRKAARILLNKKTAHSFEQVLTDITEAIKLDSGAVRKLYTLDGRQVRL, encoded by the coding sequence ATGGCTTATAGTTCCCCTACCTTAGCAGAATTCCAGGAACACTTCCGGAGTTCTGCTGATAGATCACGTCTGCGTTCAGCTCGCAATGGAATCCCAAGTCCAGCTCACAGTGCACATGGTGTTTTAATCAGGACATCGCTCCAGAAACGCACAACGGACAAGAAAGCTAAAAAGGTGCGTTTCTACAGAAACGGGGACAGATTTTTCAAAGGCATTGTGTATGCCGTATCTCCAGAGCGTTTCAGGACATTTGAAGCTTTATTAGAGGATTTAACAAGAACTCTTTCTGACAAGGCACACTTACCGCAAGGAGTAAGGCATGTCTTTACTATCGATGGCACCCGTAAAGTCACAAGCTTGGATATGCTTCGACCAGAAGAAAGCTATGTGTGTTCGTCGCAGGATATCTTCAAGCGTATGGAATACTCAAGAAACAATGATCCTGCATGGAAGGTAGGATCAGCCAGGAAGGAGAAAGATGGGCGGGACAGTAATACACCTCTCCCACGGACAACAGACGGTTTCATCGATGATGGGAGAGATTTTATTAAACCAAGGCTTGTTACGGTTATCAAGAGTGGAGCAAAACCCCGCAAAGCTGCCAGGATCTTGCTCAATAAGAAGACGGCACATTCCTTTGAGCAGGTCCTAACAGATATCACTGAGGCTATCAAGTTAGATTCTGGTGCTGTACGCAAGCTTTACACCTTAGATGGAAGACAGGTAAGATTATAG